In Kwoniella newhampshirensis strain CBS 13917 chromosome 4, whole genome shotgun sequence, one DNA window encodes the following:
- a CDS encoding 40S ribosomal protein RACK1 — MAEPLAFKGTLAGHGGWITAIATSSENPDMILTASRDKTIIVWQLTRDDASFGFPKKILHGHNHFVSDVVVSSDGQFALSSSWDHTLRLWDLNTGLTTKKFVGHTGDVLSVSFSADNRQIVSASRDRTIKLWNTLGECKFNIVEDGHTEWVSCVRFSPNPVIPVIVSAGWDKVVKVWELSKCKLKTNHYGHTGYINTLAVSPDGSLAASGGKDGITMLWDLNDGKHLYSLEAGDVVNALVFSPNRYWLCAATASSIKIFDLESKSTVDDLRPDFDGLSEGARKPECTSLAWSADGQTLFAGFSDNLVRVWVVVA, encoded by the exons ATGGCCGAGCCTCTCGCTTTCAAGGGTACCCTCGCCGGCCACGGTGGATGGATCACCGCCATTGCTACTTCGTCAGAGAACCCCGACATGATCTTGACCGCTTCTAGGG ACAagaccatcatcgtctgGCAACTCACCCGAGACGACGCTTCTTTCGGTTTCCCCAAAAAGATCCTCCACGGTCACAACCACTTCGTCTCAGACGTCGTCGTCTCTTCCGACGGTCAATTCgccctttcctcctcttggGACCACACCCTCAGGTTGTGGGACTTGAACACGGGTCTGACCACGAAGAAGTTTGTCGGTCACACTGGCGATGTCCTTTC cgtctccttctccgccgaCAACCGACAGATCGTCTCCGCTTCTCGAGACAGGACTATCAAGCTCTGGAACACCCTCGGAGAGTGCAAGTTCAACATTGTCGAGGACGGCCACACCGAGTG GGTCTCTTGCGTCCGATTCTCCCCTAACCCCGTCATCCCCGTCATCGTCTCCGCCGGTTGGGACAAGGtcgtcaag GTCTGGGAGCTGTCCAAGTGCAAGCTCAAGACCAACCACTACGGTCACACCGGTTACATCAACACCCTCGCTGTCTCTCCCGATGGATCTCTCGCCGCCTCCGGTGGTAAGGACGGTATCACCATGCTTTGGGACTTGAACGACGGCAAGCACCTCTACTCACTCGAGGCTGGTGACGTCGTCAAcgctctcgtcttctctcccaACCGATACTGGCTCTGTGCTGCTaccgcttcttccatcaagatcttcgacttggAGAGCAA GTCCACCGTCGATGACCTCCGACCTGACTTTGACGGCCTCAGCGAGGGAGCCCGAAAGCCCGAATGCACTTCTCTCGCCTGGTCCGCCGATGGTCAGACTCTTTTCGCTGGTTTCTCGGACAACCTGGTCCGAGTGTGGGTCGTCGTTGCCTAG